The sequence ATGATGAATCCGCCCCTGCCGTCCCCGCCGAAGACCGTGCCGTCTTCGCGCCCCACCCGGGTCAGATCGTCGGGCGAGGTCGTCGTCCACTCCACCTGCGTCCCGTGGTAGGCCGCCACCTGCTCCGCGATCCGGGTCGTGGTCACCGGTAGCGCCACCCGCCCGGCGCGTCGCTCCGCCGCCACCAGATCCAGCATGACCAGGAGCGCGCGGTCGTCCTCGATGATCCGGCCGCGCTCGTCCACGAGGGAGAGCCGTTCGCCCACGGGGTCGAAGCGCACGCCGAAGGCGGCCCGGGCCGATGCCACGATCTCGCCGAGCCGGACGAGCCCCGAGCGCCGCGCGTCGGGCGTCTCGGTCGGCCGGGACTCGTCGAGCCCGGGATTGATCGTCAGGGCGTCCACGCCAAGCCGTCCCAGCAGGCTGGGAAGGACCAGGCCCGCGCTGCCGTTCGAGGCGTCCACCACGACCTTCAGCCCGGACTCGCTGATGCCCGTGATGTCCACGGCCCGCAGCAGGGAACCGGTGTAGGAGTCGAAGACGCTGGCCGGGAAGATCAGATCGCCGATCTCCCCGGGGAAGGCGCGACGGTACTCCTGGCGGGCGAAGACCCGGTCGAGCTTGCGCTGTCCGGCCTGCGAGAGATCGGCACCCCGCTCGTCGAAGAACATGATGTCGACGGAGTCCGGCACGCCGGGCGTCGTCCGGACCATGATGCCGCCGGCGCTGCCGCGGGCGGTCTGCTGGCGGGCGACGGGCAGCGGGACGTTCTCCAGATCGCGTACGTCGATGGCGCTGGCCTGCAGCGCGGAGATCACCGCGCGCTTGAGCGCCCGGGCGCCACGGGAGTGGTCGCGCGCGGTGGTGACCGTGGAGCCCTTCTTGAGCGTGGTGGCATAGGCGCCCGCGAGCCGCACGGCGAGTTCCGGCGTGATCTCGACATTGAGGATCCCGGACACACCGCGGGCGCCGAACAGATGCGCCTGGCCACGGGACTCCCAGATCACCGACGTATTGACGAAGGCGCCGGCCTCGATGGTCTTGAACGGGTAGACCCGTACATTGCCCTGCACGATCGATTCTTCACCGATAAGGCATTCATCGCCGATGACGGCGCCGTCCTCGATACGGGCGGCTCGCATGATGTCGGTGTTCTTGCCGATCACACAGCCGCGCAGATTGCTCTGCTGGCCGATGTAGACGTTGTCGTGCACCACGGCACGGTGCAGGAAGGCACCGCTCTTGACGACGACATTGGAGCCGACGACGGTGTGCTCCCGAAGTTCGGCATCCGCTTCGACCTTGGCGTAGTCGCCGATGTACAACGGCCCGCGGAGCACCGCGTCGGGGTGGACGTCGGCACCCTCGGCGACCCAGACGCCCGGCGAGATCTCGAAGCCGTCGATCTCGACATCGACCTTGCCTTCGAGCACATCGGCCTGTGCCTTCACATAGCTTTCGTGTGTGCCGACGTCCTCCCAATAGCCCTCGGCGATATAGCCGTAGATCGGCTTGCCTTCCTTCATGAGCTGCGGGAAGACATCGCCCGACCAGTCGACGGACACATCGGGCTCGAAGTAGTCGAAGACCTCCGGCTCCATGACGTAGATACCGGTGTTGACGGTGTCCGAGAAGACCTGGCCCCAGGTGGGCTTTTCCAGGAAACGTTCGACCTTGCCGGCCTCGTCCACGATGGTGATGCCGAATTCGAGCGGGTTGGGAACCCGTGTGAGACAGACGGTGACGAGGGCGCCCTTTTCCTTGTGGAACCTGATCAGGTCGGTGAGATCGAAATCAGTGAGGGCATCACCGGAGATGACGAGGAAGGCGTCGTCCTTGAGGGCTTCCTCGGCGTTCTTCACGCTGCCTGCGGTACCGAGTGGCTTTTCCTCATTGGCGTAGGTGAGCTCCATCCCGAGCTCTTCGCCGTCACCGAAATAGTTCTTGACCAGCGAGGCAAGGAATTGCACGGTTACGACGGTCTCATGGAGACCATGCCGTTTCAGCAGCCTGAGTACATGCTCCATGATCGGCCGGTTGGCGACCGGAAGCAGGGGCTTGGGCATGCTGGACGTCATGGGGCGAAGGCGTGTTCCTTCGCCGCCGGCCATCACAACGGCCTTCATGTCGGAAGCGTCCTCCTCTAAGAGACGACGGTCTTGCCGACTTCACCTGTCCAAATCGCCCGCTGAACCTGTTTTACGTACGGGCGCCGGGCCCTGGCACAACCTGCCGGTTCGGAGAGCTCAGTCGGCCGTGGCGGCGTCCGCCCTGATGATTCGACGGA is a genomic window of Streptomyces sp. Edi2 containing:
- a CDS encoding mannose-1-phosphate guanyltransferase, yielding MKAVVMAGGEGTRLRPMTSSMPKPLLPVANRPIMEHVLRLLKRHGLHETVVTVQFLASLVKNYFGDGEELGMELTYANEEKPLGTAGSVKNAEEALKDDAFLVISGDALTDFDLTDLIRFHKEKGALVTVCLTRVPNPLEFGITIVDEAGKVERFLEKPTWGQVFSDTVNTGIYVMEPEVFDYFEPDVSVDWSGDVFPQLMKEGKPIYGYIAEGYWEDVGTHESYVKAQADVLEGKVDVEIDGFEISPGVWVAEGADVHPDAVLRGPLYIGDYAKVEADAELREHTVVGSNVVVKSGAFLHRAVVHDNVYIGQQSNLRGCVIGKNTDIMRAARIEDGAVIGDECLIGEESIVQGNVRVYPFKTIEAGAFVNTSVIWESRGQAHLFGARGVSGILNVEITPELAVRLAGAYATTLKKGSTVTTARDHSRGARALKRAVISALQASAIDVRDLENVPLPVARQQTARGSAGGIMVRTTPGVPDSVDIMFFDERGADLSQAGQRKLDRVFARQEYRRAFPGEIGDLIFPASVFDSYTGSLLRAVDITGISESGLKVVVDASNGSAGLVLPSLLGRLGVDALTINPGLDESRPTETPDARRSGLVRLGEIVASARAAFGVRFDPVGERLSLVDERGRIIEDDRALLVMLDLVAAERRAGRVALPVTTTRIAEQVAAYHGTQVEWTTTSPDDLTRVGREDGTVFGGDGRGGFIIPEFSSVFDGAAAFVRLIGLVARTQLTLSQIDARIPRAHVQRRDLATPWAVKGLVMRHVVEAAGDRDVDTTDGVRVVEPDGRWVLVLPDPAEAVTHLWAEGPDDASAQQLLDEWAAVVDSAGR